acaaatttGTATTCCGGTACACGTATTTATACGTATAATATGCTTAAAATCATTTTGCtgtttatacatatatagctatatttatatatgcacacatatgtatatttgactagttaaataaaaagtagtatattcattttttttttttgtgaaaTATTGATgtttttgtaatataatacgaaatatttattaatccGTTTAAAtgtgtttatatatttagtcaaataatatttttttttaatttataataataaaaaaacatctatattatatatatgattatggaaaaattaaatataaaaaattattcatgTATTTTTACGAAATTTTATTCCGGATATTTTATCGGTTCCCCTTAACATAAAGTTGGGAATGTTATTTGCTTTTTTCATCTTGTCCATAAGAAGCTAAAAAagttggaaaaaaaataatgtattaatttgataatgtcatttataattaataaatttgttaatatttgtGGAGATAAgtaaattcttttttttcattttatggTGATCATTATCTTACGCATTGTgaatttcaaataaaatgccAACAAAAAGAAAGGGATAAAAACAAGGGCCCACTAcaacattattttaattttaaaataaaaagtgatattaataaaagtaatGAATTGGTACATATTgttaagaaaataattgtatTTGTCTAATTTTACCTGCACCCATCCCTTCCTTAAATAGCTAGCAAAATAAATCCAGAAATCTGGTTCTGGTGGTGGATGAGAAAGATATTCCATACTCCtcactattttattaaaacgGCATACTAATTAGGTTGATacagaaaaataattagaCAATTTGacatgtattattattttgttttatcctttttcaatttatatgtaacatattattataaatacatagTGATGCTTTCACTACATGCcattactttttttcactaatttgtttttttattatcaatattttttattatcaatattttttattatcaatattttttatagtaaatattttttaaaagaacaATCCCGGACTAATGCCTCAAAATGTGCACCAAATAAGTAAACACATATAATTGCATaagttaaaatattttatttttttttacaaaaaatttattatatggaaAAGCGTAAAAATGTTCTAAATTagtttgtaaaaaatatataaaataataacagaTTAGCCATTCATTagttttcaaaatttattttttatattttttttaaaaattttataaaggtaaaaaaaaaaaataataaatagcaaaataaaacaagcACATTTGCACAGATAAAAGAATGTAAGCATTTGCACTAATTACAAAAATGCGTGTACACATGTtgctattaaaaatgtataggcattttatatatgtagttgtgtaaatatattatgaacattttcattatgCTTCATACTACCATAGTGATGTGACAATAAGTTGATGATATTTCTCAGTACCTGCTACGATTACTATCGGCAGGTATGTCTTAGTATATGGATAAGCATTAGGTAGTTATGGAAATcatgttaaaaatattatcatatatttgtacAAACTGATATactgttatatatatatatatatatatatatttattgcaTAACTGGGATTTGGTGATTTCCATGTTtgtttctattttttcctttgccttttcttttataattgtcatatttaattttgtaaagaTGACCAGAACTATTTCCCtgtaaattatttgtaaGGTTTTTACACATACTTATTTgatgaataaaataatcaataaatattttttgttgtgctcttgttttaatatttaaaatatctatatcaatataaaaatcaaaGGTATTTCCAAAAATAGATGTAGTTATTTCTCCTGAATATAATGGACCTTCCCTCCAAATTAATTGTctgttataatttttaacaCACATAATATCACAATAAACATTATCGTCATCCTTTTCTTGATAGTTCATTAGATTTcctaatttattaatttgaatattatgatataatttaaCATAAGACATTAGAtgatatgtttttttttgatatgttacattttttaaaaaaatagataatTGTCGTAAAGTTGGATTTGAATTATATGTTTGATTTTGTggattttcaaaatttgttaataattgAAAACTAATATTAGATACTGGATCAATAAATTTTGGAGCAACTcgataaaataaatctgTATATGCTTGTTCATTAGCAGATTGTAAAGAATAGAATTTACttgaataattttctttaatattttgtaatatagTTTCATCTAATCTTGTATTACATAATGAATGACATATAATAGCaattaaatacattttatctattaatttatttattaatgatTGTTGATATCTTTGTTGATTTGATATATGTGCTTTTTGTTTTGACAAATAAATCAATATCTgtgataaaatttttatactgTCATTATACCTTTTTAACATCATATAACAGAAagcaatattataatatatatttatatgacaTAAAGTTACTTTCCaatataattgtttatgattcaattgtatatttgatattatttttagtgCACTATAATAATCACCTAACAATACATATACATTCAATAATATACAACatgaaaaataagaaaattgATATTTACTTGTTAattcttcattatttacattAAATACATTACTTACAAATGCAACCTTTTCTTCTTCAGGTAAAGTAGAAAATTCaccttttaataataaactaTGTAATACCTCTAATACTATACTACTTTCAAAAACATCTGGATTTTTTACAACAAAATCAATACCTTTTTCATTCTCTTCAGGagaatttaataattctaGTTTAAAATGACACATAGATTGaaattgataaatatattctgATAAAAAGTCATATATCCATACATTTGGCATAACTAATACATTATCATTTGCATCATTATCTGTACATATACTTGATATAAAGTTTAACAAgcatttataattttcccATGTATTTTTACGATCTTCTAATGTTACatcattaattataaatacatgACGATAATATAATTCTTCATATAAAGAGTGTATCAAATTATGGaatctatttttttgtttataaaattcatCAACTTGTTTTATAGATGGCCATCggatatttttaaaatacaaatcagatattgtataaaaatctgtatcaaataatttctttataGCTTCAGCATTTCGATGATATACAAAATCAtgtaaattaattaaaaatgtttctACTTCTTCTTCAAAACTTACTATCCTTTCCTCTACGACAGTGTTTTCAGCTTGTACCTgactcatttttttttttttaaataataatatcttTGGCTTGATTCAATAGGATTATTTGGTTAGCGGCACTTGTGTATGTTGCAATTGTTTATGtttcttattttatattgtttatgttttttattttatattgtttatgttttttattttatattgtttatgttttttattttatattgtttatgtttcttattttatagTGTTTATGtttcttattttatattgttttccttttttttaatttttagagttgaaattattttccaaACAAAAcgtaaatatatgtataagataacaaaatatacaacGAATAAGtgtggaaaaaaaataattaaaatattgtaaaattattaataaaaaaaaaagttaatagtaataatgaaaaatatataaatgtttatacttataattttttttttcttttaattctctaattatatatatgttcaatataaaatacgtgacgtatataaattaaaaaggaaataatacCTGAAtgtatgtacatatatgcatagtccgttaataataaaataaatatacgtATAAATGCTTTTgcataaaaatagaaataacaataaaatatttacatactTTTCCCAAGctaataaaacaaacacTATTATGTTACAGCATAAACAGGAAAAACacaatgataaaaaataaaatgaaaaacaaTTGCAAGGTTAAAACTCtacaatatattaaaaaaaaacacgaTGTTCTTTTCTACCATATAGGGCCAAACTTTGTATTTAtcaaaatgtatttttttgtttttttatataaaaatagcttaatattcaaatatatataaataagttttataaacatattttataatatacccacaaaaatatattaacaaaactATGTACCAATAAACAACCAATTTGATACCTATTTTATTCTCCCTCTAcctattaattatatgactaaaaattaataagaaCAATTTAAATCATAGAAAACTTTGTGTGTGCTATAAACATATagtcaaatattttttcccatTTATtgcatatgcataaaaatgTTGGATATctattgaaaaattatagaacgaagtttttttaattacattatataaagatatattattttatatatccctatttaatatgtatttctttgcaaacataaaaaatggtgaACCCGTTTGCTAACCCTAAAGATTGAATGGTTACACTCTATATGTCTCAGGGCACACTGTATTTTTTCACTACTTTTTCTTCCTTTAAAAAttgatattttatgtttaaacattttgttttaaaaaaaaaatatatatcctatgtatatgcacacatacataatgaaataaaaaaagtgaaacatataaaattccaattatatatgtttattattttgtaactttttataaagTCATGTtcttaaaaatagtaatatcatatttgttttaaaaaagttagGTGCATGCTGTGTATGCATAATGCACAGACCCAATCCTCTGTTTAGCttttatgtaaattatGAGAACTTCCTTATAAGCTCTTTTACTTTTTCATTCTTTTTTGTTTGCAAATGTTTCACATCCATTATATACTTATACTTTAATTCTTCGTAGTTTTTCTAAGAAAGTAAAgaagtataaatatttcaatataaaaaatacacataaaatatgtacatgCAATATATCCACATTTTAATTACCTTTAAGGTGTTATGGTTTGTAATAAGTTTTGTGTGCTTATCTGCAATCGAGACCCATTTTGATGCTTCTTCAGCCCATGAATGTAATTGGTGTTGAagattttctatttttgtatttttttgaattatagTTTGATCTTTTTCTACTAACAATGATtgtattttaatttgttcatCATATAACTTATCTAAAACttgttcatatattttatcttgTACTTTATGAGCATTCTTATGTAAatagttttttattttctgttGCAActcttttatttcatctttaTACTCTTTCGCATTGACCAATTTCTCGtctaaaaaaagtgaagTAACAAAGTGAAATGGACAAAGTGAAATAAATAGAATGAAACGAGC
The nucleotide sequence above comes from Plasmodium vinckei vinckei genome assembly, chromosome: PVVCY_01. Encoded proteins:
- a CDS encoding eukaryotic translation initiation factor 3 subunit L, putative codes for the protein MSQVQAENTVVEERIVSFEEEVETFLINLHDFVYHRNAEAIKKLFDTDFYTISDLYFKNIRWPSIKQVDEFYKQKNRFHNLIHSLYEELYYRHVFIINDVTLEDRKNTWENYKCLLNFISSICTDNDANDNVLVMPNVWIYDFLSEYIYQFQSMCHFKLELLNSPEENEKGIDFVVKNPDVFESSIVLEVLHSLLLKGEFSTLPEEEKVAFVSNVFNVNNEELTSKYQFSYFSCCILLNVYVLLGDYYSALKIISNIQLNHKQLYWKVTLCHINIYYNIAFCYMMLKRYNDSIKILSQILIYLSKQKAHISNQQRYQQSLINKLIDKMYLIAIICHSLCNTRLDETILQNIKENYSSKFYSLQSANEQAYTDLFYRVAPKFIDPVSNISFQLLTNFENPQNQTYNSNPTLRQLSIFLKNVTYQKKTYHLMSYVKLYHNIQINKLGNLMNYQEKDDDNVYCDIMCVKNYNRQLIWREGPLYSGEITTSIFGNTFDFYIDIDILNIKTRAQQKIFIDYFIHQISMCKNLTNNLQGNSSGHLYKIKYDNYKRKGKGKNRNKHGNHQIPVMQ